From Candidatus Kryptonium sp., the proteins below share one genomic window:
- a CDS encoding tryptophanase — translation MKFKTIIEPFKIKVVEPIKFTTQEEREEILKKAGYNVFNIPAEDVMIDLLTDSGTNAMSSKQWAGIMDGDESYAGSKSFFRFESVVKKITGFKHVIPVHQGRAAEKILFSLVAGPGKYIPNNTHFDTTRANIEFVGGNAVDLPIQEGIQPDVWHPFKGNMDVERLEKFILEKGPENIPLVMLTVTNNSNGGQPVSMQNIRDVREICNKYKIPLFLDACRFAENAYFIKKREKGYENKTILEIAREMFSYADGCTMSAKKDAFANIGGFLAMNDDELALKARNVLIVTEGFPTYGGLAGRDLEAIAQGLEEILDENYLIYRIRSVEYLAEKLIERGIPVLIPPGGHAVYLDAKRFAPHIPPEQFPGQSIVVELYRVGGIRSVEIGSVMFGRKDKETGKFIPHTMELVRLAIPRRVYTQSHIDYVVEVIAEVYRNREKLKGYKIVWEAPLLRHFTARFEPIN, via the coding sequence GAAATTCAAAACAATAATTGAACCATTTAAAATCAAAGTCGTAGAACCTATCAAGTTTACAACTCAAGAAGAGAGGGAAGAGATTTTAAAAAAGGCGGGTTATAATGTTTTCAATATCCCAGCTGAGGATGTGATGATTGACCTTTTAACAGATAGCGGGACAAACGCAATGAGTTCAAAACAATGGGCTGGGATCATGGACGGAGATGAATCCTATGCTGGGTCAAAAAGCTTTTTTAGGTTTGAAAGCGTTGTGAAGAAAATAACTGGATTTAAACATGTCATACCAGTTCATCAAGGAAGAGCAGCAGAGAAAATTTTATTCTCACTTGTTGCAGGACCTGGAAAGTATATCCCAAACAATACTCATTTTGATACAACGAGAGCTAACATTGAATTTGTTGGTGGTAACGCTGTTGACTTGCCGATACAGGAAGGGATTCAACCTGATGTATGGCATCCTTTCAAAGGGAATATGGATGTTGAACGACTTGAGAAATTTATATTAGAGAAAGGTCCTGAAAATATCCCTTTGGTTATGTTAACTGTTACCAATAATTCTAACGGTGGTCAGCCTGTTTCAATGCAAAACATTCGCGATGTCAGGGAAATATGTAACAAATACAAAATTCCGCTTTTCCTTGACGCTTGCAGGTTTGCGGAGAACGCTTATTTCATAAAGAAAAGGGAAAAGGGATACGAGAACAAAACGATTTTAGAAATAGCAAGGGAGATGTTTTCTTACGCTGACGGATGCACGATGAGCGCAAAGAAAGATGCTTTTGCAAATATCGGTGGGTTTCTCGCAATGAATGATGATGAACTTGCTTTGAAAGCAAGAAATGTTTTGATAGTTACTGAGGGTTTCCCGACATACGGAGGGCTTGCTGGAAGAGACCTTGAAGCGATAGCACAAGGGCTTGAAGAAATTCTTGATGAAAATTACTTGATTTACAGAATCAGATCTGTTGAATACCTTGCGGAAAAGTTAATTGAGCGTGGTATTCCTGTTCTAATTCCGCCAGGTGGTCACGCAGTTTATCTTGACGCAAAAAGGTTTGCTCCACATATTCCACCAGAACAGTTTCCTGGTCAATCTATAGTTGTTGAACTTTACAGAGTTGGTGGTATTAGAAGCGTTGAGATCGGAAGTGTAATGTTTGGGAGAAAAGATAAAGAGACGGGTAAATTCATCCCTCATACAATGGAGCTTGTCCGACTTGCTATACCGCGAAGAGTTTACACGCAAAGCCATATTGATTATGTTGTTGAAGTTATTGCGGAGGTTTATAGAAATAGGGAGAAGCTGAAGGGTTATAAAATCGTATGGGAAGCTCCTTTGCTGAGACATTTCACCGCAAGATTTGAGCCCATTAATTAA